From one Rattus norvegicus strain BN/NHsdMcwi chromosome 7, GRCr8, whole genome shotgun sequence genomic stretch:
- the Mapk11 gene encoding mitogen-activated protein kinase 11 isoform X1, protein MSGPRAGFYRQELNKTVWEVPQRLQGLRPVGSGAYGSVWSHPGPPHSAYDARLRQKVAVKKLSRPFQSLIHARRTYRELRLLKHLKHENVIGLLDVFTPATSIEDFSEVYLVTTLMGADLNNIVKCQALSDEHVQFLVYQLLRGLKYIHSAGIIHRDLKPSNVAVNEDCELRILDFGLARQADEEMTGYVATRWYRAPEIMLNWMHYNQTVDIWSVGCIMAELLQGKALFPGNDYIDQLKRIMEVVGTPSPEVLAKISSEHARTYIQSLPPMPQKDLSSVFHGANPLAVDLLGRMLVLDSDQRVSAAEALAHAYFSQYHDPDDEPEAEPYDESVEAKERTLEEWKELTYQEVLSFKPLETSQLPGTHEIEQ, encoded by the exons ATGTCGGGTCCGCGCGCGGGATTCTACCGGCAAGAGCTGAACAAAACAGTATGGGAGGTGCCGCAGCGGCTGCAGGGCCTACGCCCGGTGGGCTCCGGCGCCTACGGCTCGGTCTG gtCGCACCCAGGCCCTCCACA TTCGGCCTACGACGCACGGCTGCGCCAGAAGGTGGCTGTGAAGAAGCTGTCTCGCCCTTTCCAATCGCTGATCCACGCGAGGAGGACATACCGTGAGCTACGCCTACTCAAACACCTGAAGCACGAGAAC GTCATAGGACTTTTGGACGTCTTCACGCCGGCCACATCCATCGAGGATTTCAGCGAAGT GTACCTCGTGACCACCCTGATGGGCGCTGACCTGAATAACATCGTCAAGTGTCAGGCCCTGAGCGATGAGCATGTTCAGTTCCTTGTCTACCAGCTGCTGCGTGGGCTGAAG TATATCCACTCGGCGGGCATCATCCACCGG GACCTGAAGCCCAGCAATGTAGCAGTGAATGAGGACTGCGAGCTGAGG ATCCTGGACTTTGGGCTGGCACGCCAGGCTGATGAGGAGATGACTGGATATGTGGCCACACGGTGGTACCGGGCTCCAGAGATCATGCTGAACTGGATGCACTACAACCAGACAG TGGACATCTGGTCTGTGGGCTGCATCATGGCTGAGCTGCTCCAAGGAAAGGCCCTCTTTCCTGGAAATGACT ACATCGACCAGCTGAAGCGGATCATGGAGGTGGTGGGCACACCCAGCCCTGAGGTTCTGGCAAAGATATCCTCGGAGCAT GCCCGGACATAcatccagtctctgcctcccatgcccCAGAAGGACCTCAGCAGTGTCTTCCATGGGGCCAACCCTCTGG CTGTAGACCTCCTTGGAAGAATGCTGGTGCTAGACAGTGACCAGAGAGTCAGTGCGGCCGAAGCCTTGGCCCATGCATACTTCAGCCAGTACCATGACCCTGACGACGAGCCAGAGGCCGAGCCCTATGATGAAAGTGTTGAGGCCAAGGAGCGCACCCTGGAGGAGTGGAAGG AGCTTACTTACCAGGAAGTCCTTAGCTTCAAGCCCCTGGAAACATCGCAGCTCCCTGGCACCCATGAAATTGAGCAGTGA
- the Mapk11 gene encoding mitogen-activated protein kinase 11 isoform X2, which produces MGADLNNIVKCQALSDEHVQFLVYQLLRGLKYIHSAGIIHRDLKPSNVAVNEDCELRILDFGLARQADEEMTGYVATRWYRAPEIMLNWMHYNQTVDIWSVGCIMAELLQGKALFPGNDYIDQLKRIMEVVGTPSPEVLAKISSEHARTYIQSLPPMPQKDLSSVFHGANPLAVDLLGRMLVLDSDQRVSAAEALAHAYFSQYHDPDDEPEAEPYDESVEAKERTLEEWKELTYQEVLSFKPLETSQLPGTHEIEQ; this is translated from the exons ATGGGCGCTGACCTGAATAACATCGTCAAGTGTCAGGCCCTGAGCGATGAGCATGTTCAGTTCCTTGTCTACCAGCTGCTGCGTGGGCTGAAG TATATCCACTCGGCGGGCATCATCCACCGG GACCTGAAGCCCAGCAATGTAGCAGTGAATGAGGACTGCGAGCTGAGG ATCCTGGACTTTGGGCTGGCACGCCAGGCTGATGAGGAGATGACTGGATATGTGGCCACACGGTGGTACCGGGCTCCAGAGATCATGCTGAACTGGATGCACTACAACCAGACAG TGGACATCTGGTCTGTGGGCTGCATCATGGCTGAGCTGCTCCAAGGAAAGGCCCTCTTTCCTGGAAATGACT ACATCGACCAGCTGAAGCGGATCATGGAGGTGGTGGGCACACCCAGCCCTGAGGTTCTGGCAAAGATATCCTCGGAGCAT GCCCGGACATAcatccagtctctgcctcccatgcccCAGAAGGACCTCAGCAGTGTCTTCCATGGGGCCAACCCTCTGG CTGTAGACCTCCTTGGAAGAATGCTGGTGCTAGACAGTGACCAGAGAGTCAGTGCGGCCGAAGCCTTGGCCCATGCATACTTCAGCCAGTACCATGACCCTGACGACGAGCCAGAGGCCGAGCCCTATGATGAAAGTGTTGAGGCCAAGGAGCGCACCCTGGAGGAGTGGAAGG AGCTTACTTACCAGGAAGTCCTTAGCTTCAAGCCCCTGGAAACATCGCAGCTCCCTGGCACCCATGAAATTGAGCAGTGA
- the Mapk11 gene encoding mitogen-activated protein kinase 11 codes for MSGPRAGFYRQELNKTVWEVPQRLQGLRPVGSGAYGSVCSAYDARLRQKVAVKKLSRPFQSLIHARRTYRELRLLKHLKHENVIGLLDVFTPATSIEDFSEVYLVTTLMGADLNNIVKCQALSDEHVQFLVYQLLRGLKYIHSAGIIHRDLKPSNVAVNEDCELRILDFGLARQADEEMTGYVATRWYRAPEIMLNWMHYNQTVDIWSVGCIMAELLQGKALFPGNDYIDQLKRIMEVVGTPSPEVLAKISSEHARTYIQSLPPMPQKDLSSVFHGANPLAVDLLGRMLVLDSDQRVSAAEALAHAYFSQYHDPDDEPEAEPYDESVEAKERTLEEWKELTYQEVLSFKPLETSQLPGTHEIEQ; via the exons ATGTCGGGTCCGCGCGCGGGATTCTACCGGCAAGAGCTGAACAAAACAGTATGGGAGGTGCCGCAGCGGCTGCAGGGCCTACGCCCGGTGGGCTCCGGCGCCTACGGCTCGGTCTG TTCGGCCTACGACGCACGGCTGCGCCAGAAGGTGGCTGTGAAGAAGCTGTCTCGCCCTTTCCAATCGCTGATCCACGCGAGGAGGACATACCGTGAGCTACGCCTACTCAAACACCTGAAGCACGAGAAC GTCATAGGACTTTTGGACGTCTTCACGCCGGCCACATCCATCGAGGATTTCAGCGAAGT GTACCTCGTGACCACCCTGATGGGCGCTGACCTGAATAACATCGTCAAGTGTCAGGCCCTGAGCGATGAGCATGTTCAGTTCCTTGTCTACCAGCTGCTGCGTGGGCTGAAG TATATCCACTCGGCGGGCATCATCCACCGG GACCTGAAGCCCAGCAATGTAGCAGTGAATGAGGACTGCGAGCTGAGG ATCCTGGACTTTGGGCTGGCACGCCAGGCTGATGAGGAGATGACTGGATATGTGGCCACACGGTGGTACCGGGCTCCAGAGATCATGCTGAACTGGATGCACTACAACCAGACAG TGGACATCTGGTCTGTGGGCTGCATCATGGCTGAGCTGCTCCAAGGAAAGGCCCTCTTTCCTGGAAATGACT ACATCGACCAGCTGAAGCGGATCATGGAGGTGGTGGGCACACCCAGCCCTGAGGTTCTGGCAAAGATATCCTCGGAGCAT GCCCGGACATAcatccagtctctgcctcccatgcccCAGAAGGACCTCAGCAGTGTCTTCCATGGGGCCAACCCTCTGG CTGTAGACCTCCTTGGAAGAATGCTGGTGCTAGACAGTGACCAGAGAGTCAGTGCGGCCGAAGCCTTGGCCCATGCATACTTCAGCCAGTACCATGACCCTGACGACGAGCCAGAGGCCGAGCCCTATGATGAAAGTGTTGAGGCCAAGGAGCGCACCCTGGAGGAGTGGAAGG AGCTTACTTACCAGGAAGTCCTTAGCTTCAAGCCCCTGGAAACATCGCAGCTCCCTGGCACCCATGAAATTGAGCAGTGA
- the Mapk11 gene encoding mitogen-activated protein kinase 11 isoform X3 yields the protein MSGPRAGFYRQELNKTVWEVPQRLQGLRPVGSGAYGSVWSHPGPPHSAYDARLRQKVAVKKLSRPFQSLIHARRTYRELRLLKHLKHENVIGLLDVFTPATSIEDFSEVYLVTTLMGADLNNIVKCQALSDEHVQFLVYQLLRGLKYIHSAGIIHRDLKPSNVAVNEDCELRILDFGLARQADEEMTGYVATRWYRAPEIMLNWMHYNQTVDIWSVGCIMAELLQGKALFPGNDLYQGLGLERLATRCFLS from the exons ATGTCGGGTCCGCGCGCGGGATTCTACCGGCAAGAGCTGAACAAAACAGTATGGGAGGTGCCGCAGCGGCTGCAGGGCCTACGCCCGGTGGGCTCCGGCGCCTACGGCTCGGTCTG gtCGCACCCAGGCCCTCCACA TTCGGCCTACGACGCACGGCTGCGCCAGAAGGTGGCTGTGAAGAAGCTGTCTCGCCCTTTCCAATCGCTGATCCACGCGAGGAGGACATACCGTGAGCTACGCCTACTCAAACACCTGAAGCACGAGAAC GTCATAGGACTTTTGGACGTCTTCACGCCGGCCACATCCATCGAGGATTTCAGCGAAGT GTACCTCGTGACCACCCTGATGGGCGCTGACCTGAATAACATCGTCAAGTGTCAGGCCCTGAGCGATGAGCATGTTCAGTTCCTTGTCTACCAGCTGCTGCGTGGGCTGAAG TATATCCACTCGGCGGGCATCATCCACCGG GACCTGAAGCCCAGCAATGTAGCAGTGAATGAGGACTGCGAGCTGAGG ATCCTGGACTTTGGGCTGGCACGCCAGGCTGATGAGGAGATGACTGGATATGTGGCCACACGGTGGTACCGGGCTCCAGAGATCATGCTGAACTGGATGCACTACAACCAGACAG TGGACATCTGGTCTGTGGGCTGCATCATGGCTGAGCTGCTCCAAGGAAAGGCCCTCTTTCCTGGAAATGACT TGTACCAGGGGCTGGGACTGGAAAGGCTGGCCACTAGGTGTTTCCTGAGCTAG
- the Mapk11 gene encoding mitogen-activated protein kinase 11 isoform X4: MSGPRAGFYRQELNKTVWEVPQRLQGLRPVGSGAYGSVWSHPGPPHSAYDARLRQKVAVKKLSRPFQSLIHARRTYRELRLLKHLKHENVIGLLDVFTPATSIEDFSEVYLVTTLMGADLNNIVKCQALSDEHVQFLVYQLLRGLKYIHSAGIIHRDLKPSNVAVNEDCELRILDFGLARQADEEMTGYVATRWYRAPEIMLNWMHYNQTGPQEGFPVAD, translated from the exons ATGTCGGGTCCGCGCGCGGGATTCTACCGGCAAGAGCTGAACAAAACAGTATGGGAGGTGCCGCAGCGGCTGCAGGGCCTACGCCCGGTGGGCTCCGGCGCCTACGGCTCGGTCTG gtCGCACCCAGGCCCTCCACA TTCGGCCTACGACGCACGGCTGCGCCAGAAGGTGGCTGTGAAGAAGCTGTCTCGCCCTTTCCAATCGCTGATCCACGCGAGGAGGACATACCGTGAGCTACGCCTACTCAAACACCTGAAGCACGAGAAC GTCATAGGACTTTTGGACGTCTTCACGCCGGCCACATCCATCGAGGATTTCAGCGAAGT GTACCTCGTGACCACCCTGATGGGCGCTGACCTGAATAACATCGTCAAGTGTCAGGCCCTGAGCGATGAGCATGTTCAGTTCCTTGTCTACCAGCTGCTGCGTGGGCTGAAG TATATCCACTCGGCGGGCATCATCCACCGG GACCTGAAGCCCAGCAATGTAGCAGTGAATGAGGACTGCGAGCTGAGG ATCCTGGACTTTGGGCTGGCACGCCAGGCTGATGAGGAGATGACTGGATATGTGGCCACACGGTGGTACCGGGCTCCAGAGATCATGCTGAACTGGATGCACTACAACCAGACAG gcccacaggaaggatTTCCGGTGGCAGACTGA